The Gossypium hirsutum isolate 1008001.06 chromosome D07, Gossypium_hirsutum_v2.1, whole genome shotgun sequence genome includes the window ttaatttaatattaaattaattatcttaatattaaatttaatatgatatttagctagataagtattatattaatttactattaaagtgaactctctaaactcttcctatataaAATGAGCTATgagtcattatttttcacacacttgaattcaagagaaagttataAAGAGAATTCTCTGAAGaagttattttagaaattttagagatatttttcttatttacaacttgcccaaaagtttagagaaattacgaaaTTATTCCACTggtaatttaatgaaaattttcttatttgaaGCGAGTCCACACTCAGTAGACGTGAGCTTAAGGATAGTAGAGAAGACTACTACGTCAAAACATTCATCCTAAACGaataaaaaaggtacaatttttattaagtgtttattactttaaatatcacAACCAATTTCTAGTTTTGGAAAAAAGTTAAAACTTTGTTTTTTCCTTAAACTTATTTTCCATTGCGTTTTCTAAACCTGTTTTTCCATCATAAGATTACTAAGATCTCTTTCTTTTATGTAGTCTTCGAAGTATCGATCATCCCAAATCCACCTATGAATGAAGCTATGAAGTATGCAACATGCTAGTACGATTCAACCTTTTTTATATTATACTAAGGTAATGTTattaatttgagaaataattttttagaataacaaatGTCCTCTCAATCACATTTTGAAGTCTAGaatatctcaaattaaagagtttgaaagcCGTCTCTAGTGCTTGTATCTAACTCTATTCTCTCAAATGTTATCATACCCCATGATATGATGTACGAAAACCTTTGTATTTAAGCAGCTACCATATAATATTTGGGTTTACGATGCAAATTGTCTATAGATTAATAAAGAATAATGCTAGATTATAACCTTTTCTGTAATATGTAAATTAAGTCAAAgataacataaaatttataatatataacctttataaaaaaatagttttgataAACTGTCTAATAAATTTCATAatacttcttataaataatatttttccataaatttagaaagttattttttttacaaataagttatgataaaaaaactgtaacactttttttataatatatagtttGGACACATAAAAAGTTTATGTCCATACTTCTTGgccttaattttttataaataaatatattataatacttttatgaaatttacattattttttataatatgataatttttttaccatAATCATCCCAAGCATTCATTTGTGTTCATGTTTATAACATAAAAAAGTATAACTTAAACTTGTAAAAAAACAATTGTTTAGAATTGAATTTGGATGTAATTATATGCGTAATTACTCAAATTCCCACCATCCCCTAAGAATTGGAAAGTTGAATTGAGGTTCTCCAATTACATCCAATTCAATAGGACTCACCAATTACAATGGTTACCCAAACATACTACCATTGTGTAATTACAAGCAATTACACCAAAATCTAATTACTAGGTGCAACACCCTGTTACAGGACCTAGTCGTCTGGTCTAAGCAACGGGACGTCACATTCATTGTCAGAGCAACCACAATCAAGTAATTATACAATCAACATGAAAAACAATCATTTTCCGGCTTACTACGAACTTATGGAAGCTCTAAAGCTAATTCAAATTCGAagaatgactaaaatgaaaagatttAAAATGTAGGGTTGACGTCGTGATGTGAAGGCATTCCTCGTCATGATGTGACTCACTGTCCAATTCCATCCCGACGACCCAAGATCGGTGTTGCAAAATGGTTGCCTCATCATGACGAAGTTCAAACGACGTCACGATGTTGCCTAGTGATTTGGCCAAAAATGCACTCAATGCTATCCCAACATTCAATTTCTTATTTCATGCCTAAGTTAAACATGAATTACGGTTGAATGCTGATATCAATAGACGTACACATTCAAGACCGAACCTACACACTAAAAACAAAATCGTACAttgagtataactcagtggtattcCTATAGTCGAACATTTGAACATAATATAAATCATATAGTACAATGAACCAACAAACTGAAAATTCAAATGCAAGTTAAATATGTCAATCTACAAGTCCTAATACATcttgattatataattcatttcGCTTATCTTAAATCGAGTTACCACAGCTGCAACATTTACTTTTTTCCATATATCAAATTCACATTTTCAGACTTGTAATTCAACATCCACTATCCACctttatttcaatttcacttaTAATCAATTTCTCAATTCCACATATGTAACAACTTATTTTAGcacaaaacatattcaatttcacatttacaacaatatacaatatttttaaagctattcaatttagtccttatcgcTAACAATCAATCCAAATCAATTCAAATCAACTCGTTTTATCACTTACAACTTAACTTATGATCTTACCATGCAAAATAGTTCATAAATGCAACAATTGAAAATGtttggattataaaaatacaaattgtaAACACCGATCTATTTACCGACGACTTTATCATTTACATCCTTTTCAAGAAATCCGGATTGATTTTAGctacaaattaaaataaacacacAACGCTATCAAAATCTAACCAGTTAGAGAATCAATTGTCAGTTTatacaaattttgcattttattcaatttaggccCTAAAACTAATACTAACATAATTTTCaatctagaactcatatttttaattcatttttactaTAGTTTATTTAGGATTTCCTCTTTTTCAATCCTAccaccaattttaaaatttatacattttagtccctattggaCCAAACtataaattaactttacaatttagtctcttttcacttctaagcttaaaatctatcaatttaatgcCTAAAACTTCAAAGATTCAACAATTATAtcattctaaaattttaacagtttcaaaaaataatacacaaattagCTACATTAAGCTCtcgaaatttcaaaaatataaaaatataaaaaatgattaaattacacTAACCAATTAAGATTTAAAGTATGAAACCTTATGGCCGAACCCTTCTTGGAGTTTCTTCTCTAAGTTTCGATgtggttttggaagaaaaaagaaaaaagagtctctttctttccattttgttcttttatgttatttaatattataattaattaacaattttataacactttatttaaaattaaaaaatgttaccGTCCACTATTCTTTATATAGTGGTATAATTGCTACTTAAGTATTTATTCTAGAGTTAAATATAAGATTAGTATATGAACTTGTCCACTTCTCCCATATTGATACCTATGATTTTTTTGTCTCAGATTGGTACCCGAACTTTTTTTCCGTTCACTGGTTTGGTACATGAGCCTAACGTTGTTTAAATTTTGCTAACTTGGCAGCGTTGGCCAATTGTACGTCGCCACGTGCCGCAATTTAGGaaccctatttgacatttttacaactGCTAACCCGATCCCCTtggttctttttttattttaaattttttcctttaaatttatatttcattaatttttccatcattttcaccatcttcttcaacatttctttttctttcgttttCTCTTTACATCGTCTTCtctatcattttcttttcttttgtttttcaagttttcaacaTCTTGCacccctttctttttccatctttggttttctcttaaattttctCCTCTTTCATTCTCATGTTTTCTTTCCTCTTCTTTGTTTTCCATCTCATTCACATCTCCACCATTTCTTCTTCTACAAACAGAAAATCAAGTGCACGGAGAAGTGTTGTATACTACCATTGTAATTTAAGGGCACCCATTTGCAACGTGAATACTCCAAAGAACAAAGGAGAAAATTCTTTAGGTATTTGAagtttaaaaaggtaaattagggtttagggttttgatCTACCATTACAATTTGCAGAGAAGTGTTGTGTACtaccatttttttaatattctgtTTGTTTTTTGTTGTATATGTAAAATGAAGACCGGGGGATGTGATTTTTTCAGTGGGTTGAAGGTGATAGTTAGGGGACGGACTCAATTGTAAAAGAAGAAGGATGCACAATCAATGAAATAATGCTAGAAAATTAGATGTTATTGATAGATAATAGGAGATTAAGACTTGAGAACGATGAGCTCAATATTGACGGTATGCGAAGAATGCGATCGAGGGTAACTCATTTGTAAGAGAAGATAAAATTGTACAAGGATAAAATGTCTATgaacaaaaaattaatagttgCTTATAAGCTGTTAATTGtatcatggatgatttttttggTTATCTTGCTTCTGGATGGTGAAAAGTTGTTAATGTAATTTCATTAGTTGTTAAGAATGAatgaatggaatggaatggaaaatatatttttttgtccaaCAATTGACATCCCTAAATTGAATCATCTATTACAAACAAAATTGAACCagtcatcaaaatacaaacatcaATGAAGTGTCCATCAAAATACAACTATCAATTAAATCGTCCATCATTGAAATACATCCaacaaaatcatccaaaaaaataaaaccatccatcgtatgttaaaaataagacCATCAAATTAAACATGGATTAACATCAACTATCTCCATGGCTTACAATACTGCTTGGATGGGTCTTTGGACTTAGCCTTTTTCATGTTCCTACTTTCTTGAGTCCCACCAGCAATTTCCTTATCTTTCCCTTTATTGGTACATTTGGTTGGGGCAGTCACCATGGTTTCCCCTCTCATACCAGATTACAATGCAtaaaatacataattaaaaaacatgtcatcaaaatataataaacattttaGAGGTTGACTACTTACATTCAAAATTTGCATCGCTGTCCTCTCAGATGTATAATCCAATCCCATACACAACTTGTTTTCCCCTACTACGAAGTCTTGTAAATATTTGTTGTGTCGAAAAGGTTAGCATGGTTGGAGGAGTTGGTTGTGTTGAAGGGGCTGGTGGTGATGATCCAGATGCTTCAGATGCAACTATTTGAGAAGGACTTCATGGAATAGGATCAGAAGGAGCTGGTGGAGCAGGAGCTGCTGCAATTGGTGGAGCAGGAGCTGTTGGAGGTACTCCAACTGGTGGTGATGTACTCTACAAATTAAATATGTAGTAGTTCtcaaattaaacatgttttgCATTAAAATTCTTATAAGTTAGTAACACTTACAGTAGATAAATTCTAACAACTTCTGGAGTTGTGTCCAACCATGGAACATTTGTGGCATTTTATCTTCCTCCATTTTCTAGAAAATTTACTCCCACTTATCTCGTTCTCTTCTTTGACTTTGTTTTTTTCTCTCGagcatttttgtaacaccccgaacccgtgTTTGTCTCCAAATTacggttacgaggcattaccgatcaaaacacAACTCAAAACAGTCTTTCATTATAGATTATGCACAAATTAGACTAACTCAATCacgaaatatttttttaaaagaaactcGAATAGTAATTAACAACCCAATCATATAAATCACATTCGCACCTGTAGATTACTTAATCAATTAAAACTAATCATGCTTTACAAGCCCATAGTTCGAGCACATTCACTATTATATTCATACCATTcgaatattcaatatatatattcaagctTATATCATTACATCATATTCACTAAGCTTATGTCAAATCAtccattgtatatatatatttaagtagcAAACTTCTAGCCATgccattataaaaaaaaactatgcacATATGCATACTAAGTAAGAACAATCCATAAATTTAACTAATTATCAAGCATATCATTTTATAAGATATATACATGCGCATAACATTCTAAAacaaattcaatttcaaataCCAAATCATGACTAACCCGATTCATTAATagtttataaaaatagtaatttatacgttatgcataagggtattttaaGACAAAACATAGGTAACCTACCCTGTTTTGGACAATTTTGATTTGTACAAAAATTAAACAGCATATAAGCATTAATGTGGACAGCATTAATATGCTCAAAAACGAATAGCAATTATCCAACATTCGGACAACATTTAATCAACAATTGGACAGCAATCAATCAACATTTGGACAGCATTTAATCAACAATTGGACAGCATTAAATCAACATTTAGACAACATTTAATCAATAATTGGACAACATTCAATCAACAATTGGACAGCATTAAATCAACATTTAGACAGAATTTAATCAACAATTGGACAGCATTCAATCAATATTTGGACAGCATTTAATCAACAATTGGACAGCATTCAATCAATATTTGGACAGCATTTAATCAACAATTGGACAGCATTAAATCAACAATTGGATAGCATTTAATCAACAATTGGACAGCATTTAATCAACAATTGAACAACATTAAATCAACATTTGGACAGCATTTAATCAACAATTGGACAACATTCAATCAATATTTGGACAGCATTTAATCAACAATttttacttcaattaagccaaattatataatcaatcaTTACACAAATATGCTACAAATCATACCTCCAAAATGAGCTATTTTATGGCCGATTATACATTATCGTAGCATCATTAACAAAACACAACCAAAATAAATCATTCATCCCTACAACAAGCTTACCAAAATGAACTAATCATACCATATATATATCTTTCCAtcataccaaattcatatactaaGTATATCACACAAATATTCCATGTTccaaaatttcttaaacattagCATATTAACATTAAAccaagccattttcgtatggctaaatATCTACAATATTCAAGACCAACCAAAACaaatgctagcctatacatgccatatgtataaaatttcgagctttcaaaataccgagatagaGGTCGATAGTGTGACGGACTTCCTCAaagatccccgagctcgtaactagcttctaaaaatctataaaagaaatgaatgaacagacacacagtaagcttaaatagcttagtaagttataagtatataatttttaaagaactCATAAAAATTACACCAATGGGCCGAAATCAACTAATCatgtacacatacatatataatcatatttataCGATTAATTCATCTTTCATATTATACATATTACTTACCTTTACTTCtaatttattccaaaaacacataaatgggaaatttgcattttagcccctaaaatttcacattttttcaatttagtgcctatttcaaaacaactcaaaatatttaaaatttcaacccACTCTAGTTAAGCCGAATCTACCCAAGGTCCCTAGCCACCCATTCctatcatttatttcacatgatgacccctcaatttaaaaaattcacaattaaatccTTAGTACacattttttactaaaaatcacttaattaaacataataatctaacatcaaaaatttatttttcatcaaaaatttatttttcatcatcaaacaacaatttcATTACATTATCAACTATGGAACTtctcaaaatcatcataaattccaaaaattaaaacatgggctaggtaatatacaaagcaacgatctcaaaaacataaaaattatcaaaaatcgaacaagaAACATATCTAATTTTGAGCTCCAAAGTGTCGAATACCTAAAAGCTCAAaagcttattttctttctcaacataTGGCCAAAAGTAAAGAACATGCATGGccattttcatgttttctttcatttaatACATACTAATACAACAATTACCAATTTAGCCTTAGTCATATAACATTAAAATCCCACTAACTAATGTCTTTACTTGTCcatgcattaattcaatggtccaattgcatcataaggacctcatacTTAAAAATCCATGTTAATTCGGCACTTTAACAAATGGCACATAACTTTTTCATTTTctacaattaaatcctttttcacaaatcggcacacaaatgataaaattaattcatgaaattttcacacatataaattaacatgctgcagacaccaaaaataatattaaaaaatttgacttggatttgtggtcccgaaatcactgttccgattaaaCTAAAACCAGGTTGTTAAACTcttcccccttaggaattttcgtccccgaaaatcttaccattggacagattcggatattgctgtctcatagcatcttcgggttcccacgtagcgtCTTCAACATCGTGTCAATGCCACAATAattttactaacgaaattttcttatttctcagttctttAATATCGTGACCCAAAATCCGAATCGATTTTTCTTCATATCTCATATTGGACTTAATTTCAATCTTAGACGGtaaaatcacatgcgaaggatcagatcgatatcgttgaagcatagatacgtgaaacacgttgtggatcttttctaactcagatggcaacatcaatctatatgcaactggccTGATACACTCAATGGTTTCATAcagcccaataaatctcggacttaaTTTGTCTTTAGGACCGAATCGAAGTATTATACTTTCAGCATAATAGGGTACACATACACATTTAGATTCGgctatacataaaataaatacagtAAATTTAACTTCAATAACTTActaacgaacttacctcggacgaagacAAGCGGATGGAATCGATTACTCGACCACTTTCGACTTCCCCCtttctaattccattttcttttgttcttgatctaaataaattcaaatttagctatttaataacacatttcattcaaatttattccaaaaacacataaatgggaaattttcattttagcccctaacatttcacatttttttcaatttagtccctatttcaaaacaactcaaaatattcaaaatttgaacccATTCTAGTTTGGTCGAATCTTCCCAAGGTCCCTAGCCACCCATTCctatcatttatttcacatgatgatccctcaatttacaaaattcacaattaaatccTTAGTACacattttttactaaaaatcacttaattaaacataataatctaacttcaaaaatttatttttcatcatcaaacaacaatttcatcacattatcGACAATGGCACTTCtgaaaatcatcatcaattccaaaaattaaaacctGGGCTAAGtaatatacaaagcaacgatctcaaaaacgtaaaaattaccaaaaaccgAACAAGAAACATACCTAATTTTGAGCTCCAAAGTGCCGGATACCTAAATGCTCAAaagcttattttctttctcaatatttggccaaaaataaagaacatgcatggccattttcatgttttctttcaaTTAATACATACTAATACAACAATTACCAATTTAGCCTTGGTCATATAACATTAAAATCCCACTAACTAATGTCCTTACTTGTCcatgcattaattcaatggtCTACTTACATCATAAGGATCTCATACTTAAAAAGCCATGCCAATTCGGCACTTTAACAAATGGCACATACCTTTTGCATTTTctacaattaaatcctttttcacaaattggcacacaaacgataaaattaattcatgaatttttcacacatataaattaacatgctgtagacactaaaaataatattaaaaaaaattctaactcggatttgtggtcccgaaatcactgttctgattaaattaaaactgggttgttacaatttTCCTTGGAATGGGAAGGTTAATTGGTCCCATATCGATTTTAAACCAGAATTTCTCACTTGGGACAGCAAGCAATACAAAGCCATACAATTTTTCATAAACATCTtttttaaaccacttataaacaaaatcagaaatataAGCTTTTTTTCACAAAATTGATGTAACAATATGTGGACATAGGATGCTAGTAAGATCTCATGTCCTACAACTACATGACCACTAAAATAAGTCAACAACTACAACATCACCAAAGTTGGCCATTTCAAACCCTTTTGCTCCATATTCCATTTAACATGACAGTATGAACTCATTTGGATACTCTTGTGTAACTTCTCACATATCTTAGGACAGAATTGATCATTCCAGTTTTTAGTTTTGGCCAAATCCTTTACAATCCTACTCATAACATActgtttaatttcttttaacatagaAATTATAAACATTTACTTAGCTCTTAAATTGTTGCATTAAATGACTTGGTAAAATCGCTGTCAGTTGTATCACACATGGACCTACCAGAAAAAAAAGGCATTTGACCATTGCTCAAGGTCAGTCCTAAGTAAACTtatgataagtgataaaagtatcatattttaatcccattcctaatgcatttttggatgattatttatgtaaattggtgaattttatgctcccaatcctttaaattcatatttatatacttaggagagcatttggaaGCAAAACAAGCAAAAATCAGATAAATAGAGTAGACTTCAGGAACCATATGGGCTGGGTCTTCCCACACAGGCTGGACGCACAGCTATGTGCCAAACTGTGTCGATTTCACAATTCGCATCCCAAACATGCGAAAAAAATGCATTTTTTAGACTTTCTGGGCATTCTAAAGTCTAAAAATACTAAGTAGAAGAAGAGAAGAGGGGGCGatcagagaatattgaagaaaacaactcgaagaacaccattggagccaactttgaagcagatttccatcaagattgaagacctccttttaatttcttttgaagtttttatgagtttctttatttccaGTGATTATTCTGTCTTTAAGATGTTTTTATtcacaattatgaactaatttcctAGATACCTAGAGGAGATGAACCCTattatgaattctattatttgatttttgtcttatgcaataaatactttATTCTTCTTCTCATTTATGTGTGCTtatctcttgttttaatatttccaggatattaattaatgtttaatgtgcttaaatcagaggaaaAGTCcatatttaagagtagatctagcacaATTGAGTGGAGTTtcatgcaatcttagaaataggacgacataaatctatcggattagagtcaaat containing:
- the LOC121219164 gene encoding DNA topoisomerase 1-like, with translation MVTAPTKCTNKGKDKEIAGGTQESRNMKKAKSKDPSKQRRNGGDVNEMENKEEERKHENERGENLRENQRWKKKGVQDVENLKNKRKENDREDDVKRKRKKKKC